The Eikenella corrodens genome segment AGCCTGTATTCCCTTATGTCGCAAGAAATCAATTTTGTCAGCCCGATTATCAGCTCTGCCGGCAAGCTGGTGCTGCTGGGGATAGCCTCAATGGCACTGATGGTGTTGGACAACCGTTATGCGGCATTGCAGCAGGCTAAATCTTATGTGGCCACCGGGCTCTATCCCTTGCAATGGGTTGCACGCCAGCCGGCCGAATGGGCAAGCGGCAGCATGGTATTTATGCGTGACAAACGGCAACTACTTGCCGAAAACACTCGCCTGAAAGAAGAAAACGCTCGCCTGAATATGCAACTGCAGCTGCAAGCACCAGCGGCACGAGAATTGAGCGAGCTGAAAACGCTGAACCATTTGCAGCCACTGCTCGCGCCCAAGACGGTGCTGGCGGAGATTGTGTCTAACGGCCGCATTCCACGTGCCGATCGCCTGCTGATTACCAAAGGCAGCAGTAGCGGGATTCAGGTCGGGGATCCGGTAAGTGATGAAAAAGGCTTAATCGGGCAGGTAACCGGCGTGCAGCCAGCCACGGCAGAGGTTACGCTGATTAACAACCGTCAGTCGGTGATTCCTGCGATGGTGGCCGAAAGCGGTGTACGCACGTTGGTGTATGGACGGGGGGAAACGCTGGATTTACGTTATTTCCCTGTGTCAGCCGAGTTGAAAGAGGGCGATTTGCTGGTTACTTCCGGCATCGACAGTATCTACCCGGCTGGCATTCCGATTGCCAAAGTAACACATGCCGACCGCAACTCCGGCACACCGTATTACCGTACGGTGCTAACACCGGCGGCCAATCTGAGTAGCAGCAGTTATGTGCTGGTGATTCCGCAAAAACCGCAGTCGCCCGCTAGGCTACCTGAAACTGCTTCCGAGCCGCCAATCGAACAGGAGGCGCAGGAGTAAGCATGTCTCCAATCTACCCGCTCAAAGAGTCCACACCCAAACGCTGGGTGGCATTCAGCTTTTTGCTGGTGCTGCTTATCGATTTCATCCCGGTTGCTCCACCCTGGGCATATCCCTTGCCTGATTTTACGCTGATTATGCTGGCGTATTGGCTGCTGCACAGGCCGCAGCTTATCGGCATCGGCGTGGCGTTTTGTCTTGGCCTGTTGGTGGATATCGGTAGCAACTCGCTATTGGGGCAACATGGTTTGGCTTATAGCGTGGCTGCGTTTCTGATTGAACGCAACCGGCGGCAGATTGTGCTCAATTCTTTCGGCTGGCAGGCTGTAGCGGTGGCCGGCGCCATGTTGGTTAGCCAATTGGTGGTTTTTTTGGTTAGTCTGTTTCAACAGCAGCCGTTTCCCCTATGGCGGCTGTGGCTGCC includes the following:
- the mreC gene encoding rod shape-determining protein MreC encodes the protein MSQEINFVSPIISSAGKLVLLGIASMALMVLDNRYAALQQAKSYVATGLYPLQWVARQPAEWASGSMVFMRDKRQLLAENTRLKEENARLNMQLQLQAPAARELSELKTLNHLQPLLAPKTVLAEIVSNGRIPRADRLLITKGSSSGIQVGDPVSDEKGLIGQVTGVQPATAEVTLINNRQSVIPAMVAESGVRTLVYGRGETLDLRYFPVSAELKEGDLLVTSGIDSIYPAGIPIAKVTHADRNSGTPYYRTVLTPAANLSSSSYVLVIPQKPQSPARLPETASEPPIEQEAQE
- the mreD gene encoding rod shape-determining protein MreD, giving the protein MSPIYPLKESTPKRWVAFSFLLVLLIDFIPVAPPWAYPLPDFTLIMLAYWLLHRPQLIGIGVAFCLGLLVDIGSNSLLGQHGLAYSVAAFLIERNRRQIVLNSFGWQAVAVAGAMLVSQLVVFLVSLFQQQPFPLWRLWLPSIVTGLLWPQLNNVMLAIAHYRRPRK